The following proteins are encoded in a genomic region of Primulina huaijiensis isolate GDHJ02 chromosome 3, ASM1229523v2, whole genome shotgun sequence:
- the LOC140973690 gene encoding aquaporin PIP2-7-like, producing MAKEVSEEAPVQQTGKDYVDPPPSPLFTLEELKLWSFYRALIAEFIATLLFLYIGVATVIGHVKLNNADLCDGVGILGIAWAFGGMIFILVYCTAGISGGHINPAVTLGLFLARKLSLVRAVAYMVAQCLGAICGVGLVKAFMKSFYNRLGGGANFVQPGYNKGTALGAEIVGTFVLVYTVFSATDPKRSARDSHVPVLAPLPIGFAVFMVHLATIPITGTGINPARSFGAAVIYNNGKIWDDQWIFWVGPFVGALAATIYHQFILRAAAIKALGSFRSNTNN from the exons ATGGCGAAAGAAGTGAGTGAAGAAGCACCGGTGCAGCAGACGGGAAAGGATTACGTGGATCCGCCGCCTTCGCCGCTGTTCACTTTGGAGGAGCTCAAGCTCTGGTCTTTCTACAGAGCCCTCATAGCTGAGTTCATTGCTACCCTCCTCTTCCTCTATATCGGTGTCGCCACCGTCATCGGCCACGTAAAGCTCAATAATGCCGATCTGTGTGACGGCGTCGGTATCCTTGGAATTGCGTGGGCCTTCGGCGGGATGATCTTCATCCTTGTCTACTGCACTGCTGGCATCTCAG GGGGTCATATTAACCCGGCGGTGACTCTCGGGTTGTTCTTGGCGAGGAAGTTGTCCCTGGTTAGAGCTGTTGCTTACATGGTGGCACAGTGTTTGGGTGCTATCTGTGGCGTCGGTTTGGTCAAAGCCTTCATGAAGAGTTTCTACAACAGACTCGGAGGCGGCGCTAATTTCGTGCAACCTGGTTACAACAAGGGAACCGCTCTGGGTGCTGAGATAGTCGGCACTTTTGTGCTTGTTTACACCGTCTTCTCCGCCACTGATCCAAAGCGAAGCGCCCGTGATTCTCATGTCCCG GTTTTGGCTCCACTTCCTATTGGATTTGCGGTTTTCATGGTTCATTTGGCCACAATCCCAATTACTGGAACTGGTATTAATCCTGCTAGGAGCTTTGGAGCTGCTGTGATTTACAATAATGGAAAAATTTGGGATGACCAG tgGATTTTCTGGGTCGGGCCGTTCGTGGGAGCCCTTGCGGCGACGATTTACCACCAGTTTATTCTGCGGGCTGCGGCCATTAAAGCTCTGGGATCCTTCAGGAGCAACACCAACAACTAG
- the LOC140973694 gene encoding uncharacterized protein — protein sequence MAEEGRVHPDCRNASNPYHECGDFCFKFIAEVKKKMVGADAGLQADDDHARPFVVAKQGKTVASDDERDVGEDHSDGESGGDDDDDAANELAGNLTGRQKKLFDLRLKMNEARKANQTAMVAEKKKSEAPTESRGISKQKWLEERKKKIGKLLDSNGLDMSKAYMLDTQDMAEAKYKKWEKDPAPAGWDVFNHRTLYDAYKKRTKNIDVDLDEYNRMKEADPEFYREASSLQYGKAPKISEEKIDRMVKELKDREEKSRSFSRRRKFREEKDIDSINDRNEHFNKKIERAFGKYTLEIKNNLERGTALPD from the exons ATGGCGGAAGAAGGGAGGGTGCATCCAGATTGCAGAAATGCATCAAACCCTTATCATGAATGCGGTGATTTTTGCTTCAAGTTTATTGCTGAAGTAAAGAAAAAGATGGTAGGCGCTGATGCAG GGTTACAAGCTGATGATGACCACGCACGGCCATTTGTGGTCGCTAAGCAGGGTAAGACAGTAGCATCTGATGATGAAAGAGATGTCGGTGAGGATCATTCTGATGGGGAGTCTGGTGGTGATGATGATGACGATGCAGCAAATGAATTGGCTGGTAATCTTACAGGAAGGCAGAAAAAGTTATTTGATTTGAGGTTGAAAATG AATGAGGCAAGAAAAGCCAATCAGACTGCTATGGTCGCAGAGAAGAAAAAATCAGAAGCCCCAACGGAGTCTAGAGGCATTTCCAAGCAAAAATGGTTGGAGGAGAGGAAGAAGAAAATTGGAAAACTTCTAGACTCCAATGGCTTAGATATGAGTAAAGCATATATGCTGGACACACAAGATATGGCAGAGGCAAAGTATAAGAAATGGGAGAAGGACCCTGCTCCGGCTGGTTGGGATG TTTTTAATCATAGAACTTTGTACGATGCATACAAGAAAAGGACAAAAAATATTGACGTAGATCTTGACGAGTACAACAGAATGAAAGAAGCTGATCCAGAGTTTTACCGAGAGGCTTCAAGTCTACAATATGGAAAA gCACCAAAGATCTCGGAGGAAAAGATTGACAGAATGGTCAAGGAACTCAAGGACAGGGAAGAGAAGTCACGGTCTTTCAGCAGGAGGAGAAAGTTCCGGGAAGAAAAGGATATCGACTCAATTAATGACCGAAATGAGCACTTCAATAAAAAGATTGAACGTGCCTTTGGCAAATACACATTGGAGATCAAGAACAATCTTGAAAGAGGAACAGCTTTGCCAGATTAA
- the LOC140973695 gene encoding uncharacterized protein, whose product MVAGRFKELLKKYGKVGLGVHFSVSAASISGLYVAIKSNVDVESMLEKVGMPGVSKEKKIEEAPEMGSDSGKVRNRTAELASSSGGALALALLINKALFPVRVPITLALTPSVARFLARRNLIKNGV is encoded by the coding sequence ATGGTAGCTGGAAGATTCAAAGAGCTCCTGAAGAAATACGGTAAAGTGGGATTGGGAGTACATTTCTCAGTTTCCGCTGCGTCAATCAGTGGGCTGTACGTCGCCATTAAAAGCAACGTCGATGTGGAATCAATGCTGGAAAAAGTGGGCATGCCTGGAGTCTCCAAGGAGAAGAAGATCGAAGAAGCTCCTGAAATGGGTTCTGATTCAGGGAAGGTGAGGAATCGGACGGCAGAGCTGGCATCATCGAGTGGCGGTGCGTTGGCTTTGGCGCTGCTGATTAATAAGGCGCTGTTTCCAGTCAGGGTCCCGATCACGTTGGCACTCACCCCGTCTGTGGCTAGATTTCTGGCGAGGCGCAATTTGATCAAGAACGgtgtttga
- the LOC140973697 gene encoding uncharacterized protein: MIVCVTVVGHQNNPLYIQSFTEADDALKLHHIVHCSLDVVDERVNNPKKAAPTLNETFLGLLYPTENYKVYGYLTNTKVKFILVTTDLDVRDADVRNFFRRFHTAYVDAVSNSFHVPGKKITSKIFAERVSTIVKSFGTSAAG; this comes from the exons ATGATTGTCTGCGTCACCGTCGTCGGCCACCAG AACAATCCGTTGTACATTCAGAGTTTTACTGAGGCAGATGATGCGCTCAAGCTTCATCACATTGTTCATTGTTCTCTTGACGTTGTCGATGAAAGAG TGAACAATCCGAAAAAGGCTGCCCCAACACTAAATGAGACATTTCTTGGTTTGCTGTATCCAACCGAAAACTACAAAGT GTATGGTTACCTGACTAATACAAAGGTGAAGTTCATTCTGGTGACAACAGATCTTGATGTCCGGGATGCAGATGTGAGAAAT TTTTTCAGGAGATTCCATACAGCTTATGTTGATGCAGTCTCAAATTCATTTCACGTCCCGGGTAAAAAGATAACTTCCAAAATATTTGCTGAAAGAGTCAGTACAATTGTCAAATCATTCGGAACAAGTGCTGCTGGTTGA
- the LOC140973696 gene encoding probable 26S proteasome non-ATPase regulatory subunit 3, giving the protein MTQDVEMHEQHPAPSNSYSSDSLSTLQHLKDIAALIETGAFSREVRRVVRAVRWTIQLRKKLNDSVLSAFLNYVLVPGSEVNSRLSSYITKDDEHDMEVDSATSANQAPAKHSLPEIEIYCYLLVLIFLLDKKRYAEAKACSSASIARLKNLNRRTVDVLASRLYFYYSLSYELTGDLAEIRGNLLSFHRTATLRHDELGQETLLNLLLRNYLHYNLYDQAEKLRSKAPRFEAHSNQQFCRYLFYLGKIRTIQLEYTDAKESLLQAARKAPRSAFGFRIQCNKWAVIVRLLLGEIPERTVFMQKGMEKALRPYFELTNAVRIGDLGLFKTVAEKFASTFSSDRTNNLIVRLRHNVIRTGLRNISISYSKISLTDVAKKLSLDSPNPVADAESIVSKAIRDGAIEATLDHANGWMVSKETGDIYSTNEPQIAFNSRITFCLNMHNEAVRTLRFPPNSHKEKESAEKRRERHQQEQELAKHIAEEDEDEF; this is encoded by the exons ATGACACAAGATGTCGAGATGCATGAGCAGCACCCCGCCCCTTCCAATTCCTATTCCAGCGATTCTCTCTCCACCCTCCAgc ATTTAAAGGACATAGCAGCTTTGATTGAGACCGGAGCATTTTCACGTGAGGTTAGAAGAGTTGTAAGGGCAGTTCGATGGACTATTCAGCTCAGAAAGAAGCTCAATGATTCTGTTCTCTCAGCATTTCTCAATTATGTGCTTGTCCCTGGATCGGAGGTGAATTCACGGCTGTCTTCGTACATCACCAAG GATGATGAGCATGATATGGAAGTTGACTCCGCAACATCTGCTAATCAAGCCCCTGCAAAACACTCCTTACCGGAGATTGAGATCTATTGCTATCTGCTTGTTCTGATATTTCTGCTTGATAAGAAGAGATACGCTGAG GCTAAGGCTTGTTCTTCTGCAAGCATTGCACGTCTGAAGAACCTCAACAGGCGAACTGTTGACGTCTTAGCCTCCAGGCTGTACTTTTACTACTCTTTAAGCTATGAACTTACTGGTGATCTAGCTGAAATACGTGG TAATCTACTTTCTTTCCACCGAACTGCTACTTTGCGCCACGACGAGCTGGGGCAG GAAACACTTCTGAATTTGTTACTGAGGAATTATCTCCATTACAACTTATATGATCAAGCAGAAAAGCTGAGATCAAAGGCTCCTCGTTTTGAAGCTCACTCAAATCAGCAG TTTTGTCGGTACCTCTTTTACTTGGGAAAGATCAGAACAATTCAGTTAGAGTACACTGATGCTAAAGAGTCACTCCTCCAAGCTGCTAGGAAAGCTCCACGTTCTGCTTTTGGTTTCCGAATTCAATGCAACAAGTGGGCTGTGATTGTCCGATTACTGCTTGGAGAGATCCCGGAAAGGACAGTTTTTATGCAGAAAGGAATGGAAAAAGCTCTGAGGCCTTACTTTGAGCTTACAAAC GCTGTCCGAATTGGAGATTTGGGGCTGTTCAAAACCGTGGCTGAGAAATTTGCCAGCACCTTCAGTTCTGATCGAACAAACAACTTAATTGTTCGCCTACGTCACAATGTTATAAGGACAGGTTTACGCAACATTAGCATCTCGTACTCGAAGATCTCACTTACTGATGTAGCTAAGAAGCTTAGTTTGGATTCTCCAAATCCTGTTGCTGATGCAGAAAGCATCGTATCTAAAGCAATTCGAGATGGTGCAATTGAAGCTACATTGGATCATGCTAATGGATGGATGGTATCAAAGGAGACTGGGGATATTTACTCTACAAACGAGCCTCAAATAGCATTTAACTCAAGAATTACTTTCTGCTTGAATATGCACAATGAAGCAGTTCGTACCCTTCGATTTCCACCTAATTCTCACAAGGAAAAGGAAAGCGCGGAGAAGAGAAGAGAAAGGCATCAGCAAGAGCAAGAACTTGCTAAACACATAGCGGAGGAGGATGAGGATGAATTTTGA